One region of Populus trichocarpa isolate Nisqually-1 chromosome 4, P.trichocarpa_v4.1, whole genome shotgun sequence genomic DNA includes:
- the LOC7477412 gene encoding uncharacterized protein LOC7477412 isoform X5, with amino-acid sequence MELSNHFISIKKSPILFFTTKPPFSTKALTKPFDSHSPKLTSPAHSLQLETLKILEWSSLCNQLTPFTSTSMGQSITRNAKIPIGKSKEESQKLLDQTAAALAVMESGPLDFSGIEDITRILDSAVSGTLLTVGELCAVRRTLRAARAVLERLKDSGDCSERISSILLSLNRYAPLLEILQNCSFQIELEKKVGFCIDCNLSKILDRASEDLEIIRSERKRNMENLDRLLKGISARIFQAGGIDKPLVTKRRSRLCVGVRASHRYLIPDGVVLNVSSSGVTYFMEPGEAVELNNLEVMLSDSEKAEEIAILSLLTSEIAESARDIKYMLDGIIEVDLSFARAAYAYWMNGVRPIWTSEGCGGISSSGGDYLLSIDIEGIRHPLLNGTSRKRLSNILGSNSLNSMEVDEDSMLDTGKPSKNVSEFPVPINIKVECGTRVVVISGPNTGGKTASMKTLGVASLMSKAGLYLPAKNTPKLPWFDFVLADIGDHQSLEQNLSTFSGHISRICKILEVASNESLVLVDEICSGTDPSEGVALSTSILHYLRDHVNLAVVTTHYADLSLLKDKDSRFENAAMEFSLETLQPTYQILWGCTGDSNALSIAKSIGFDSNIIERARKWVEKLVPEKQQERSGMLYQSLLEERNRLEAQARKGASLHTEIMELYHEIQAESEDLDGRVKALMAKETQLVQLELKAANSQIETVVQNVETQLRKASPDQFNSLIKKSESAIASIVEAHCSSDSLPASETDTSSYTPQLGEQVLVKRLGNKLATVVEAPRDDETVLVQYGKIRVRMKKSDIRAIKSDKKSKATILVPSLKRQVKQSFSELNKDEEVSHGPRVQTSKNTVDLRGMRVEEAAQHLNMAISAREPLSVIFVVHGMGTGAVKEGALEVLGELKPAHT; translated from the exons ATGGAACTCTCCAATCACTTCATATCCATTAAAAAATCCCCGATTCTCTTCTTCACCACCAAACCACCCTTCTCCACCAAAGCCCTAACAAAACCCTTTGATTCACACTCACCGAAACTCACTTCTCCAGCTCACTCACTCCAACTCGAAACCCTTAAAATCCTAGAATGGAGTTCCCTCTGTAACCAACTCACTCCCTTCACTTCAACTTCGATGGGCCAATCGATCACTCGAAACGCAAAAATCCCAATTGGCAAGAGCAAAGAAGAGAGCCAGAAGCTTCTAGACCAGACTGCAGCTGCATTGGCTGTGATGGAATCTGGACCGTTGGATTTTTCAGGGATTGAGGATATAACGCGTATTCTGGATTCTGCTGTTTCGGGGACCTTGCTTACGGTTGGAGAATTATGTGCTGTGAGAAGGACGTTGAGAGCTGCTAGAGCTGTGTTGGAGAGGTTAAAAGATAGTGGAGATTGCTCGGAGAG GATCTCATCGATCTTGTTGTCTTTGAATAGGTATGCTCCACTGCTTGAAATACTTCAGAATTGCAGTTTTCAAATAGAGTTGGAGAAGAAAGTTGGATTTTGCATAGACTGCAATCTTTCAAAAATCCTTGATAGGGCCAGTGAAGATTTGGAGATCATTAGGTCTGAAAGGAAGAGAAACATGGAAAATCTGGATAGGCTGTTGAAGGGAATATCAGCTCGGATTTTTCAAGCTGGGGGTATCGACAAACCTTTGGTAACGAAGCGCCGCTCCCGGTTGTGTGTGGGAGTCAGGGCTTCTCACAGATATTTGATTCCAGATGGTGTTGTTTTAAATGTTAGCAGTTCTGGTGTAACATACTTTATGGAGCCTGGTGAGGCAGTTGAATTGAATAACTTGGAAGTCATGCTTTCAGACTCTGAGAAAGCTGAGGAAATAGCCATTTTGAGCTTGCTTACATCTGAAATAGCAGAATCAGCAAGGGACATAAAATATATGTTGGATGGAATTATAGAAGTTGATCTTTCTTTTGCTAGAGCTGCTTATGCTTACTGGATGAATGGGGTCCGTCCAATATGGACTTCAGAGGGATGTGGAGGCATTTCTTCCAGTGGAGGAgattatttattatcaatagATATTGAAGGTATACGACACCCATTGCTCAATGGGACATCTAGAAAACGCCTGTCCAATATTCTTGGATCCAACTCTTTGAATTCCATGGAGGTGGATGAGGATAGCATGCTAGATACCGGAAAACCTTCCAAAAATGTATCTGAATTTCCTGTGCCAATAAACATTAAAGTGGAATGTGGAACCAGAGTGGTTGTGATATCAGGACCAAACACTGGAGGGAAAACTGCTTCAATGAAAACTCTAGGTGTGGCATCTCTCATGTCAAAGGCTGGTTTATATTTGCCTGCTAAAAACACCCCAAAGCTTCCATGGTTTGATTTTGTTCTAGCAGATATTGGGGACCACCAG TCTCTGGAACAAAATCTCTCAACTTTTAGCGGGCACATATCACGGATTTGTAAGATCTTGGAAGTGGCTTCAAATGAATCACTTGTCCTCGTTGATGAAATTTGTAGTGGAACTGATCCTTCTGAGGGAGTGGCACTTTCAACCAGTATCTTGCATTATCTGAGAGATCATGTTAACTTAGCTGTTGTGACAACTCATTATGCTGATTTAAGTCTCCTGAAAGATAAGGATAGTCGATTTGAGAATGCAGCCATGGAATTTTCTCTTGAAACATTACAACCTACGTATCAGATACTCTGGGGGTGTACTGGTGATTCAAATGCATTAAGCATTGCTAAATCAATTGGTTTTGACAGTAATATAATTGAACGAGCACGGAAGTGGGTGGAGAAGTTAGTTCCTGAAAAGCAGCAAGAGCGAAGTGGCATGCTGTATCAATCATTGTTGGAGGAAAGAAACAGATTGGAAGCTCAGGCCAGGAAAGGTGCATCTCTTCATACAGAAATTATGGAGCTTTACCATGAG ATTCAAGCTGAATCTGAAGACCTTGATGGGCGTGTAAAAGCTCTCATGGCAAAGGAAACCCAACTGGTCCAACTGGAACTGAAGGCTGCAAACTCGCAGATTGAAACTGTGGTGCAGAATGTTGAAACTCAGCTCAGAAAAGCCAGTCCAGATCAGTTCAATTCACTGATTAAGAAATCAGAATCTGCAATTGCATCTATTGTTGAAGCTCACTGCTCAAGTGACAGTCTTCCTGCCAGTGAAACAGATACGAGCTCATATACCCCACAACTTGGGGAGCAAGTTCTTGTAAAGAGACTTGGAAACAAGTTAGCTACTGTAGTTGAAGCACCTCGTGATGATGAGACAGTCTTAGTTCAATATGGTAAAATAAGAGTTCGAATGAAGAAAAGTGACATTAGAGCAattaaaagtgataaaaaaagcaaagcaaCCATTTTGGTCCCTAGTTTGAAGAGACAG GTAAAGCAGAGTTTTTCAGAGCTCAACAAAGATGAGGAGGTTTCTCATGGCCCACGAGTGCAGACATCAAAGAACACTGTGGATCTGCGAGGCATGCGAGTGGAAGAAGCTGCTCAGCACCTCAACATGGCCATATCTGCAAGAGAGCCGCTCTCAGttatttttgttgtgcatgGCATGGGCACTGGAGCTGTTAAGGAGGGCGCACTGGAGGTACTAG
- the LOC7477412 gene encoding uncharacterized protein LOC7477412 isoform X1 — translation MELSNHFISIKKSPILFFTTKPPFSTKALTKPFDSHSPKLTSPAHSLQLETLKILEWSSLCNQLTPFTSTSMGQSITRNAKIPIGKSKEESQKLLDQTAAALAVMESGPLDFSGIEDITRILDSAVSGTLLTVGELCAVRRTLRAARAVLERLKDSGDCSERISSILLSLNRYAPLLEILQNCSFQIELEKKVGFCIDCNLSKILDRASEDLEIIRSERKRNMENLDRLLKGISARIFQAGGIDKPLVTKRRSRLCVGVRASHRYLIPDGVVLNVSSSGVTYFMEPGEAVELNNLEVMLSDSEKAEEIAILSLLTSEIAESARDIKYMLDGIIEVDLSFARAAYAYWMNGVRPIWTSEGCGGISSSGGDYLLSIDIEGIRHPLLNGTSRKRLSNILGSNSLNSMEVDEDSMLDTGKPSKNVSEFPVPINIKVECGTRVVVISGPNTGGKTASMKTLGVASLMSKAGLYLPAKNTPKLPWFDFVLADIGDHQSLEQNLSTFSGHISRICKILEVASNESLVLVDEICSGTDPSEGVALSTSILHYLRDHVNLAVVTTHYADLSLLKDKDSRFENAAMEFSLETLQPTYQILWGCTGDSNALSIAKSIGFDSNIIERARKWVEKLVPEKQQERSGMLYQSLLEERNRLEAQARKGASLHTEIMELYHEIQAESEDLDGRVKALMAKETQLVQLELKAANSQIETVVQNVETQLRKASPDQFNSLIKKSESAIASIVEAHCSSDSLPASETDTSSYTPQLGEQVLVKRLGNKLATVVEAPRDDETVLVQYGKIRVRMKKSDIRAIKSDKKSKATILVPSLKRQVKQSFSELNKDEEVSHGPRVQTSKNTVDLRGMRVEEAAQHLNMAISAREPLSVIFVVHGMGTGAVKEGALEVLGKHPRVAKYEPESPMNFGCTVAYIK, via the exons ATGGAACTCTCCAATCACTTCATATCCATTAAAAAATCCCCGATTCTCTTCTTCACCACCAAACCACCCTTCTCCACCAAAGCCCTAACAAAACCCTTTGATTCACACTCACCGAAACTCACTTCTCCAGCTCACTCACTCCAACTCGAAACCCTTAAAATCCTAGAATGGAGTTCCCTCTGTAACCAACTCACTCCCTTCACTTCAACTTCGATGGGCCAATCGATCACTCGAAACGCAAAAATCCCAATTGGCAAGAGCAAAGAAGAGAGCCAGAAGCTTCTAGACCAGACTGCAGCTGCATTGGCTGTGATGGAATCTGGACCGTTGGATTTTTCAGGGATTGAGGATATAACGCGTATTCTGGATTCTGCTGTTTCGGGGACCTTGCTTACGGTTGGAGAATTATGTGCTGTGAGAAGGACGTTGAGAGCTGCTAGAGCTGTGTTGGAGAGGTTAAAAGATAGTGGAGATTGCTCGGAGAG GATCTCATCGATCTTGTTGTCTTTGAATAGGTATGCTCCACTGCTTGAAATACTTCAGAATTGCAGTTTTCAAATAGAGTTGGAGAAGAAAGTTGGATTTTGCATAGACTGCAATCTTTCAAAAATCCTTGATAGGGCCAGTGAAGATTTGGAGATCATTAGGTCTGAAAGGAAGAGAAACATGGAAAATCTGGATAGGCTGTTGAAGGGAATATCAGCTCGGATTTTTCAAGCTGGGGGTATCGACAAACCTTTGGTAACGAAGCGCCGCTCCCGGTTGTGTGTGGGAGTCAGGGCTTCTCACAGATATTTGATTCCAGATGGTGTTGTTTTAAATGTTAGCAGTTCTGGTGTAACATACTTTATGGAGCCTGGTGAGGCAGTTGAATTGAATAACTTGGAAGTCATGCTTTCAGACTCTGAGAAAGCTGAGGAAATAGCCATTTTGAGCTTGCTTACATCTGAAATAGCAGAATCAGCAAGGGACATAAAATATATGTTGGATGGAATTATAGAAGTTGATCTTTCTTTTGCTAGAGCTGCTTATGCTTACTGGATGAATGGGGTCCGTCCAATATGGACTTCAGAGGGATGTGGAGGCATTTCTTCCAGTGGAGGAgattatttattatcaatagATATTGAAGGTATACGACACCCATTGCTCAATGGGACATCTAGAAAACGCCTGTCCAATATTCTTGGATCCAACTCTTTGAATTCCATGGAGGTGGATGAGGATAGCATGCTAGATACCGGAAAACCTTCCAAAAATGTATCTGAATTTCCTGTGCCAATAAACATTAAAGTGGAATGTGGAACCAGAGTGGTTGTGATATCAGGACCAAACACTGGAGGGAAAACTGCTTCAATGAAAACTCTAGGTGTGGCATCTCTCATGTCAAAGGCTGGTTTATATTTGCCTGCTAAAAACACCCCAAAGCTTCCATGGTTTGATTTTGTTCTAGCAGATATTGGGGACCACCAG TCTCTGGAACAAAATCTCTCAACTTTTAGCGGGCACATATCACGGATTTGTAAGATCTTGGAAGTGGCTTCAAATGAATCACTTGTCCTCGTTGATGAAATTTGTAGTGGAACTGATCCTTCTGAGGGAGTGGCACTTTCAACCAGTATCTTGCATTATCTGAGAGATCATGTTAACTTAGCTGTTGTGACAACTCATTATGCTGATTTAAGTCTCCTGAAAGATAAGGATAGTCGATTTGAGAATGCAGCCATGGAATTTTCTCTTGAAACATTACAACCTACGTATCAGATACTCTGGGGGTGTACTGGTGATTCAAATGCATTAAGCATTGCTAAATCAATTGGTTTTGACAGTAATATAATTGAACGAGCACGGAAGTGGGTGGAGAAGTTAGTTCCTGAAAAGCAGCAAGAGCGAAGTGGCATGCTGTATCAATCATTGTTGGAGGAAAGAAACAGATTGGAAGCTCAGGCCAGGAAAGGTGCATCTCTTCATACAGAAATTATGGAGCTTTACCATGAG ATTCAAGCTGAATCTGAAGACCTTGATGGGCGTGTAAAAGCTCTCATGGCAAAGGAAACCCAACTGGTCCAACTGGAACTGAAGGCTGCAAACTCGCAGATTGAAACTGTGGTGCAGAATGTTGAAACTCAGCTCAGAAAAGCCAGTCCAGATCAGTTCAATTCACTGATTAAGAAATCAGAATCTGCAATTGCATCTATTGTTGAAGCTCACTGCTCAAGTGACAGTCTTCCTGCCAGTGAAACAGATACGAGCTCATATACCCCACAACTTGGGGAGCAAGTTCTTGTAAAGAGACTTGGAAACAAGTTAGCTACTGTAGTTGAAGCACCTCGTGATGATGAGACAGTCTTAGTTCAATATGGTAAAATAAGAGTTCGAATGAAGAAAAGTGACATTAGAGCAattaaaagtgataaaaaaagcaaagcaaCCATTTTGGTCCCTAGTTTGAAGAGACAG GTAAAGCAGAGTTTTTCAGAGCTCAACAAAGATGAGGAGGTTTCTCATGGCCCACGAGTGCAGACATCAAAGAACACTGTGGATCTGCGAGGCATGCGAGTGGAAGAAGCTGCTCAGCACCTCAACATGGCCATATCTGCAAGAGAGCCGCTCTCAGttatttttgttgtgcatgGCATGGGCACTGGAGCTGTTAAGGAGGGCGCACTGGAGGTACTAGGTAAGCATCCACGTGTTGCCAAATATGAACCAGAAAGTCCAATGAATTTTGGTTGTACAGTTGCTTATATCAAGTGA
- the LOC7477412 gene encoding uncharacterized protein LOC7477412 isoform X2, which translates to MELSNHFISIKKSPILFFTTKPPFSTKALTKPFDSHSPKLTSPAHSLQLETLKILEWSSLCNQLTPFTSTSMGQSITRNAKIPIGKSKEESQKLLDQTAAALAVMESGPLDFSGIEDITRILDSAVSGTLLTVGELCAVRRTLRAARAVLERLKDSGDCSERISSILLSLNRYAPLLEILQNCSFQIELEKKVGFCIDCNLSKILDRASEDLEIIRSERKRNMENLDRLLKGISARIFQAGGIDKPLVTKRRSRLCVGVRASHRYLIPDGVVLNVSSSGVTYFMEPGEAVELNNLEVMLSDSEKAEEIAILSLLTSEIAESARDIKYMLDGIIEVDLSFARAAYAYWMNGVRPIWTSEGCGGISSSGGDYLLSIDIEGIRHPLLNGTSRKRLSNILGSNSLNSMEVDEDSMLDTGKPSKNVSEFPVPINIKVECGTRVVVISGPNTGGKTASMKTLGVASLMSKAGLYLPAKNTPKLPWFDFVLADIGDHQSLEQNLSTFSGHISRICKILEVASNESLVLVDEICSGTDPSEGVALSTSILHYLRDHVNLAVVTTHYADLSLLKDKDSRFENAAMEFSLETLQPTYQILWGCTGDSNALSIAKSIGFDSNIIERARKWVEKLVPEKQQERSGMLYQSLLEERNRLEAQARKGASLHTEIMELYHEIQAESEDLDGRVKALMAKETQLVQLELKAANSQIETVVQNVETQLRKASPDQFNSLIKKSESAIASIVEAHCSSDSLPASETDTSSYTPQLGEQVLVKRLGNKLATVVEAPRDDETVLVQYGKIRVRMKKSDIRAIKSDKKSKATILVPSLKRQVKQSFSELNKDEEVSHGPRVQTSKNTVDLRGMRVEEAAQHLNMAISAREPLSVIFVVHGMGTGAVKEGALEVLGELRLKHLKLSMLITQSC; encoded by the exons ATGGAACTCTCCAATCACTTCATATCCATTAAAAAATCCCCGATTCTCTTCTTCACCACCAAACCACCCTTCTCCACCAAAGCCCTAACAAAACCCTTTGATTCACACTCACCGAAACTCACTTCTCCAGCTCACTCACTCCAACTCGAAACCCTTAAAATCCTAGAATGGAGTTCCCTCTGTAACCAACTCACTCCCTTCACTTCAACTTCGATGGGCCAATCGATCACTCGAAACGCAAAAATCCCAATTGGCAAGAGCAAAGAAGAGAGCCAGAAGCTTCTAGACCAGACTGCAGCTGCATTGGCTGTGATGGAATCTGGACCGTTGGATTTTTCAGGGATTGAGGATATAACGCGTATTCTGGATTCTGCTGTTTCGGGGACCTTGCTTACGGTTGGAGAATTATGTGCTGTGAGAAGGACGTTGAGAGCTGCTAGAGCTGTGTTGGAGAGGTTAAAAGATAGTGGAGATTGCTCGGAGAG GATCTCATCGATCTTGTTGTCTTTGAATAGGTATGCTCCACTGCTTGAAATACTTCAGAATTGCAGTTTTCAAATAGAGTTGGAGAAGAAAGTTGGATTTTGCATAGACTGCAATCTTTCAAAAATCCTTGATAGGGCCAGTGAAGATTTGGAGATCATTAGGTCTGAAAGGAAGAGAAACATGGAAAATCTGGATAGGCTGTTGAAGGGAATATCAGCTCGGATTTTTCAAGCTGGGGGTATCGACAAACCTTTGGTAACGAAGCGCCGCTCCCGGTTGTGTGTGGGAGTCAGGGCTTCTCACAGATATTTGATTCCAGATGGTGTTGTTTTAAATGTTAGCAGTTCTGGTGTAACATACTTTATGGAGCCTGGTGAGGCAGTTGAATTGAATAACTTGGAAGTCATGCTTTCAGACTCTGAGAAAGCTGAGGAAATAGCCATTTTGAGCTTGCTTACATCTGAAATAGCAGAATCAGCAAGGGACATAAAATATATGTTGGATGGAATTATAGAAGTTGATCTTTCTTTTGCTAGAGCTGCTTATGCTTACTGGATGAATGGGGTCCGTCCAATATGGACTTCAGAGGGATGTGGAGGCATTTCTTCCAGTGGAGGAgattatttattatcaatagATATTGAAGGTATACGACACCCATTGCTCAATGGGACATCTAGAAAACGCCTGTCCAATATTCTTGGATCCAACTCTTTGAATTCCATGGAGGTGGATGAGGATAGCATGCTAGATACCGGAAAACCTTCCAAAAATGTATCTGAATTTCCTGTGCCAATAAACATTAAAGTGGAATGTGGAACCAGAGTGGTTGTGATATCAGGACCAAACACTGGAGGGAAAACTGCTTCAATGAAAACTCTAGGTGTGGCATCTCTCATGTCAAAGGCTGGTTTATATTTGCCTGCTAAAAACACCCCAAAGCTTCCATGGTTTGATTTTGTTCTAGCAGATATTGGGGACCACCAG TCTCTGGAACAAAATCTCTCAACTTTTAGCGGGCACATATCACGGATTTGTAAGATCTTGGAAGTGGCTTCAAATGAATCACTTGTCCTCGTTGATGAAATTTGTAGTGGAACTGATCCTTCTGAGGGAGTGGCACTTTCAACCAGTATCTTGCATTATCTGAGAGATCATGTTAACTTAGCTGTTGTGACAACTCATTATGCTGATTTAAGTCTCCTGAAAGATAAGGATAGTCGATTTGAGAATGCAGCCATGGAATTTTCTCTTGAAACATTACAACCTACGTATCAGATACTCTGGGGGTGTACTGGTGATTCAAATGCATTAAGCATTGCTAAATCAATTGGTTTTGACAGTAATATAATTGAACGAGCACGGAAGTGGGTGGAGAAGTTAGTTCCTGAAAAGCAGCAAGAGCGAAGTGGCATGCTGTATCAATCATTGTTGGAGGAAAGAAACAGATTGGAAGCTCAGGCCAGGAAAGGTGCATCTCTTCATACAGAAATTATGGAGCTTTACCATGAG ATTCAAGCTGAATCTGAAGACCTTGATGGGCGTGTAAAAGCTCTCATGGCAAAGGAAACCCAACTGGTCCAACTGGAACTGAAGGCTGCAAACTCGCAGATTGAAACTGTGGTGCAGAATGTTGAAACTCAGCTCAGAAAAGCCAGTCCAGATCAGTTCAATTCACTGATTAAGAAATCAGAATCTGCAATTGCATCTATTGTTGAAGCTCACTGCTCAAGTGACAGTCTTCCTGCCAGTGAAACAGATACGAGCTCATATACCCCACAACTTGGGGAGCAAGTTCTTGTAAAGAGACTTGGAAACAAGTTAGCTACTGTAGTTGAAGCACCTCGTGATGATGAGACAGTCTTAGTTCAATATGGTAAAATAAGAGTTCGAATGAAGAAAAGTGACATTAGAGCAattaaaagtgataaaaaaagcaaagcaaCCATTTTGGTCCCTAGTTTGAAGAGACAG GTAAAGCAGAGTTTTTCAGAGCTCAACAAAGATGAGGAGGTTTCTCATGGCCCACGAGTGCAGACATCAAAGAACACTGTGGATCTGCGAGGCATGCGAGTGGAAGAAGCTGCTCAGCACCTCAACATGGCCATATCTGCAAGAGAGCCGCTCTCAGttatttttgttgtgcatgGCATGGGCACTGGAGCTGTTAAGGAGGGCGCACTGGAGGTACTAG
- the LOC7477412 gene encoding uncharacterized protein LOC7477412 isoform X4, whose protein sequence is MELSNHFISIKKSPILFFTTKPPFSTKALTKPFDSHSPKLTSPAHSLQLETLKILEWSSLCNQLTPFTSTSMGQSITRNAKIPIGKSKEESQKLLDQTAAALAVMESGPLDFSGIEDITRILDSAVSGTLLTVGELCAVRRTLRAARAVLERLKDSGDCSERISSILLSLNRYAPLLEILQNCSFQIELEKKVGFCIDCNLSKILDRASEDLEIIRSERKRNMENLDRLLKGISARIFQAGGIDKPLVTKRRSRLCVGVRASHRYLIPDGVVLNVSSSGVTYFMEPGEAVELNNLEVMLSDSEKAEEIAILSLLTSEIAESARDIKYMLDGIIEVDLSFARAAYAYWMNGVRPIWTSEGCGGISSSGGDYLLSIDIEGIRHPLLNGTSRKRLSNILGSNSLNSMEVDEDSMLDTGKPSKNVSEFPVPINIKVECGTRVVVISGPNTGGKTASMKTLGVASLMSKAGLYLPAKNTPKLPWFDFVLADIGDHQSLEQNLSTFSGHISRICKILEVASNESLVLVDEICSGTDPSEGVALSTSILHYLRDHVNLAVVTTHYADLSLLKDKDSRFENAAMEFSLETLQPTYQILWGCTGDSNALSIAKSIGFDSNIIERARKWVEKLVPEKQQERSGMLYQSLLEERNRLEAQARKGASLHTEIMELYHEIQAESEDLDGRVKALMAKETQLVQLELKAANSQIETVVQNVETQLRKASPDQFNSLIKKSESAIASIVEAHCSSDSLPASETDTSSYTPQLGEQVLVKRLGNKLATVVEAPRDDETVLVQYGKIRVRMKKSDIRAIKSDKKSKATILVPSLKRQVKQSFSELNKDEEVSHGPRVQTSKNTVDLRGMRVEEAAQHLNMAISAREPLSVIFVVHGMGTGAVKEGALEVLVMLIPSGELKPAHT, encoded by the exons ATGGAACTCTCCAATCACTTCATATCCATTAAAAAATCCCCGATTCTCTTCTTCACCACCAAACCACCCTTCTCCACCAAAGCCCTAACAAAACCCTTTGATTCACACTCACCGAAACTCACTTCTCCAGCTCACTCACTCCAACTCGAAACCCTTAAAATCCTAGAATGGAGTTCCCTCTGTAACCAACTCACTCCCTTCACTTCAACTTCGATGGGCCAATCGATCACTCGAAACGCAAAAATCCCAATTGGCAAGAGCAAAGAAGAGAGCCAGAAGCTTCTAGACCAGACTGCAGCTGCATTGGCTGTGATGGAATCTGGACCGTTGGATTTTTCAGGGATTGAGGATATAACGCGTATTCTGGATTCTGCTGTTTCGGGGACCTTGCTTACGGTTGGAGAATTATGTGCTGTGAGAAGGACGTTGAGAGCTGCTAGAGCTGTGTTGGAGAGGTTAAAAGATAGTGGAGATTGCTCGGAGAG GATCTCATCGATCTTGTTGTCTTTGAATAGGTATGCTCCACTGCTTGAAATACTTCAGAATTGCAGTTTTCAAATAGAGTTGGAGAAGAAAGTTGGATTTTGCATAGACTGCAATCTTTCAAAAATCCTTGATAGGGCCAGTGAAGATTTGGAGATCATTAGGTCTGAAAGGAAGAGAAACATGGAAAATCTGGATAGGCTGTTGAAGGGAATATCAGCTCGGATTTTTCAAGCTGGGGGTATCGACAAACCTTTGGTAACGAAGCGCCGCTCCCGGTTGTGTGTGGGAGTCAGGGCTTCTCACAGATATTTGATTCCAGATGGTGTTGTTTTAAATGTTAGCAGTTCTGGTGTAACATACTTTATGGAGCCTGGTGAGGCAGTTGAATTGAATAACTTGGAAGTCATGCTTTCAGACTCTGAGAAAGCTGAGGAAATAGCCATTTTGAGCTTGCTTACATCTGAAATAGCAGAATCAGCAAGGGACATAAAATATATGTTGGATGGAATTATAGAAGTTGATCTTTCTTTTGCTAGAGCTGCTTATGCTTACTGGATGAATGGGGTCCGTCCAATATGGACTTCAGAGGGATGTGGAGGCATTTCTTCCAGTGGAGGAgattatttattatcaatagATATTGAAGGTATACGACACCCATTGCTCAATGGGACATCTAGAAAACGCCTGTCCAATATTCTTGGATCCAACTCTTTGAATTCCATGGAGGTGGATGAGGATAGCATGCTAGATACCGGAAAACCTTCCAAAAATGTATCTGAATTTCCTGTGCCAATAAACATTAAAGTGGAATGTGGAACCAGAGTGGTTGTGATATCAGGACCAAACACTGGAGGGAAAACTGCTTCAATGAAAACTCTAGGTGTGGCATCTCTCATGTCAAAGGCTGGTTTATATTTGCCTGCTAAAAACACCCCAAAGCTTCCATGGTTTGATTTTGTTCTAGCAGATATTGGGGACCACCAG TCTCTGGAACAAAATCTCTCAACTTTTAGCGGGCACATATCACGGATTTGTAAGATCTTGGAAGTGGCTTCAAATGAATCACTTGTCCTCGTTGATGAAATTTGTAGTGGAACTGATCCTTCTGAGGGAGTGGCACTTTCAACCAGTATCTTGCATTATCTGAGAGATCATGTTAACTTAGCTGTTGTGACAACTCATTATGCTGATTTAAGTCTCCTGAAAGATAAGGATAGTCGATTTGAGAATGCAGCCATGGAATTTTCTCTTGAAACATTACAACCTACGTATCAGATACTCTGGGGGTGTACTGGTGATTCAAATGCATTAAGCATTGCTAAATCAATTGGTTTTGACAGTAATATAATTGAACGAGCACGGAAGTGGGTGGAGAAGTTAGTTCCTGAAAAGCAGCAAGAGCGAAGTGGCATGCTGTATCAATCATTGTTGGAGGAAAGAAACAGATTGGAAGCTCAGGCCAGGAAAGGTGCATCTCTTCATACAGAAATTATGGAGCTTTACCATGAG ATTCAAGCTGAATCTGAAGACCTTGATGGGCGTGTAAAAGCTCTCATGGCAAAGGAAACCCAACTGGTCCAACTGGAACTGAAGGCTGCAAACTCGCAGATTGAAACTGTGGTGCAGAATGTTGAAACTCAGCTCAGAAAAGCCAGTCCAGATCAGTTCAATTCACTGATTAAGAAATCAGAATCTGCAATTGCATCTATTGTTGAAGCTCACTGCTCAAGTGACAGTCTTCCTGCCAGTGAAACAGATACGAGCTCATATACCCCACAACTTGGGGAGCAAGTTCTTGTAAAGAGACTTGGAAACAAGTTAGCTACTGTAGTTGAAGCACCTCGTGATGATGAGACAGTCTTAGTTCAATATGGTAAAATAAGAGTTCGAATGAAGAAAAGTGACATTAGAGCAattaaaagtgataaaaaaagcaaagcaaCCATTTTGGTCCCTAGTTTGAAGAGACAG GTAAAGCAGAGTTTTTCAGAGCTCAACAAAGATGAGGAGGTTTCTCATGGCCCACGAGTGCAGACATCAAAGAACACTGTGGATCTGCGAGGCATGCGAGTGGAAGAAGCTGCTCAGCACCTCAACATGGCCATATCTGCAAGAGAGCCGCTCTCAGttatttttgttgtgcatgGCATGGGCACTGGAGCTGTTAAGGAGGGCGCACTGGAGGTACTAG